DNA sequence from the Pseudoalteromonas galatheae genome:
ACAGAGATTGAACTTAGAGAATATAGCTTTACGTCAGCAAACGATGAAGCGAACCGAGATCCAAAACAGTGGGTCGTATATGGCTCAAATGATAAAACAGAGTGGGTTGAGCTGGACTCAAGAGCGGGAGAAGTATTCTCTGCTCGAGGACTGACTCGCAATTTTGAATTGGCCGAAAGCGGCGAAAAGTATCGCTACTTCAAATTTGATTTAGTACATGGTGGTACAGATAGCTATGGTGCTGATATTACGCAACTAGCGGAACTCGAAATCAAAACGGTATCGGATATTCCTATCGTCGCATTTAATGCGACAAACACGACTCCTGAAGTCTCTGAGTATATTGTTTTTAGAGATGAGTCGTTGGTTAATCCGACTCACTGGCAGTGGACATTTGAAGATGGTATTCCTGCAACAAGTACAGAGCAAAACCCATTGGTTAAGTTTGAGGCATTAGGGCCAAAAACCATCACACTGGTTGCAAGTAACGACAAAGGGGAAGCGGCATTAGTGCAGCAAGACTTTATCCGTGTGTGGGATCCAGTCTCGCCATGGGCAGGGTTTCCAGAGCCTGCAATTGAAGTAAAAAAGGAACTACCAGAGCACCCAGGACAGCTGGCGCTTGAACGTGCGGTACCAGATCTAAATGCCCTTATTCATGAGATCTCTTTGAAGATTGCCAAGCGCTTATTTAATAATGTAACCGAAATCAATGTTTTTGAGCACGTTACTTTTATCACTGGAGACTTTGATGCGCCTGCTTCAAAGGCCGGTGAAGGCAAATTTATGGAGCTTAGGTTTGATGTTAAGCACATCGCCAACCTAGAGGGTCTTGGAGATGAGGCTATTCGTAACGAAGTCATTGGCGTGCTGTGGCATGAGCTGACTCATGGCTACAATAGTGTTCCGGCAGAAGGAGAATATCGTCCGGGCACGGATTATCATACCTACCTTGAAGCGCTGGCTAACTTTATTCGAATAGATGCTGGTTACTTAGAGCATAGACGCGCTGGAGTTCGCTGGATGGAGCACTACAATGTTGATGCTTACGATCAAACAGCATTCTTCTTTGAGTGGGTAGAAAACAGTCATCGTAACACGGATTTTATCCGCAAGTTTAATGCGGCAGCAAAAACGCTTGATCCGTGGAGTTTAGACACCGCTTTTAAATCTATATTTGGTGAACAGCGTGGCATTGATGCGGTATTTGAAGAGTATCAAGTCTACCTTGCAAGCGTCGGTAAGTTACCACCAGTACCACTTGGGTATCAGAACTTTGCACCCACTAGCACTCAGGTAACAACAAACGGAACCGCACTTGTGCCTTTTAATGAGGGGGCAGATAAGCTTAATGATAGAAATATTACCTCTAAATTTAATGTGGTGTTGGAAGCCCCTGCTTGGCTTGCACAATATGCACCTGACTTGTTGCCGATAAAACAGGTTGATAAGGCCCAGGTTAACTATGTGTTTGACAGCGCTAAAACAGCAAAATACTACTCATTAGCGACAGCGGGAGACAACCCTCATCGCTTTCCTAACGCGTGGCAGCTACAGGGCTCAAATGATGGTACGAATTGGATTACACTAGATACTCAACAGTTCAGCGAACTACCTAATACGATGGAATACTATAGCTTTGCTATCGAGAGTCCAAATGCGTATACCCATTATCGTTTGGAACTTGAGCATACCCGTGAAGGCGGTGGAATTGGCGGCGCTAGCGGACGCCTAATTCAGCTAGGCGAATTCTCATTGTGGGAAGCAAAAGAATAGCTTTTTAGTTAAAAGGTGGGCAATGCCCACCTTAAAAAGTGCTTATTTTGACTTTTAACGTTTCTTCTTCTTTTTACCTTGAACCGCTTTAAATCGCGGATTAGATTTACAAATTACGTAAACCCGACCACGTCTTTTTACGACTTGACACCCCGGTCTATTTTTAGCGCTTTTGAGTGAGCTCAGTACTTTCATCTGGTTTATCCTTTTTTAGTCGCAAGGTTTTTAAAGCGGCGGTTAAATTGTGCAACTCGACCATCACTTGCCACCAACTTCTGTTTACCTGTATAGAAAGGGTGAGATGCACTAGAGACGTCAATTGGGAAGTAAGGGTAAGTCTTACCGTCTAGTTCAACAGTTCTGTCCGATTTAATGGTTGAACCGACAATAAAGTATTTATCAACCGATGTATCATGGAAGGCAACAAGTTGATAATCAGGGTGGATATTTGGTTTCACGACAACGACTCCTAAATAATGTGTTGTTATACTGTATCAATATAAATTAAATAAAAACTATTCTCAACAACTAATTTGTTGTTGCCGCCATTTAGTGCGATACGCCTAATTTGTCAACGCATGCGGAACTAAACTGAGTGCATCTTGACCAGTTGATTAAAAGGGGCTTACTTTCCTTAAAATTGCCTGATATAACTAGTTCTAGATAGTTTCTCAAGTAGTCATGTTGGTGTTGGCCCTTAACCGGAATAGTAGCGAATAGACTTTTTTGGAATATAGCTATCGATGTAAGCCTGTTGGTTTGATAGATATGAGATAAAAGAGTGGGTTCAATTGAGGTTAATGGTTAATAACCTTAACTAGATGAGAGAGGTCTAGCAAATAATTAAAACCTAGTACGTTCGCGAAAGTACTTTGTTCGCCAACGCAATACAGATATAGAGCATTTATTATGGATAAACATGCTGAGTTAGATAACTCAATTTTGGCTAAGCTTCAAAGTAGCGATGACAGCGCCTTACAGCAAGAGTTAGACACACTCTCGTGTACACATAGTGACATAGTGACACTACTGGCGCAGTATCAAACACTCAGTGAGCAAGATGATGAACTATTCGATGCTTGGTACGACAGCTTATGTAAAGATCAGTTAAAGGTCTTAAAAGCATTTGAGATAATTCGTGCACACATCGAACAACAAATATAAGTAAGCATAGATTGTCTGGCAGAACTGTTGTGCGCCAGACAACAGATTATTTGATTGATAAGTCGTACTTACTAATCAATTGGTCAATGTATCGAGTGCGTAGCGACTCTGTTTGCTCAGCTTGAGTATTGGCCGCTAGCGCTTTGTTTAGTAGCTTCATGGCGTTGTGTACTTGACTACGCTGCTCTGGAGCAATACTACTTGCGGTTCTTGCTTCTGTGATATCGTCGATAATCGCTCGGCCTAGATCAATATAAAGCGCTTCCTCTACTAGACCATTTTGGCTGATCACCCCATATTTGCCACATAAAAACTGTTGCCAAACTTGTTGTACATGCTCTGTGAGGTCATCACTAAAACTTGGATCTTCGGTATAAAAGCCTTTTTCAATACACTTTGCCAATGCATCACAGTAGCGTTGTTGAAACAATTCAAATGCAGTACTTGATTGGTCAACTTTGTGCTTCAACAATAGCTGTCCCCAGTTTAATAAACCACGAGCATAAAAATCGGTGTATTCTTCACACTCGTAAAGGCCAAAGTAAGAGCTACACTTAATTTGGTTCTGAATGCTGTAACTGGGATTGGGAAATAGACTCATTTGTTGCCAATCAGACAGTTGTTCTTCAGATATCTTTAAGCTGCTGCTCAGCTCAGCCGTGGTATAAAAGTGCGTATTTAAAAAATGTGTCAGTCCCATAAAATAAACTGGATAAATATACAGTAATTGAGATTCTGCTGGATCTTTACGCAAATAACAAGCGCTGAGTGTAAAATTCATTGGTTTTAATTGATTTACTGGGTTTAATGGGTCGGATCTCAGTCATATTTATGGTAAAAATGGCTGTCAACTGGAAGAGTAATAGAAAGACCATGCATCAAATTCAATCAATAAAAAAAGCGAGTTTAATTACCGCGATCAAAACACCTTACACTATGGCTGGTGAAATTGACTTAGATACCTATGACAAGCTTGTTGAAGCGCAAATTGCAGCGGGCGTTGATGGTATTGTCGTTGCTGGGACAACTGGCGAAGGGCAATTGATGAATTGGGAAGAACACCTAATGCTGATTGCCCACTCGGCAAATAAGTTTGGTGATAAGCTGCTAATCGTCGGAAATACTGGCAGTAATAATACCCGCGAAGCAAAAAAAGCAACGGAATATGGCTTTGCATCAGGGATGCACTGCGCACTGCAGATCAATCCGTACTATGGTAAAACTTCAATTGCGGGAGTAAAAGCGCACTTAAACGAAGTATTGGAGATCGGCCCGGCTTTCATCTACAACGTACCGGGCAGAACTGGACAAGATCTAACACCAGATATTATTGAGCCACTAGCAGGTCATAAACATTTCGTCGGCATGAAAGAATGTGCGGGTGATGAGCGTATCGCGCACTATGAAGCGAAAGGCATTGCGTGTTGGTCAGGTAACGACGACCAAGCTCACGATAGCCGCCATAACAGCCAATCTCACGGTGTTATTTCAGTTGCTTCAAACATCATTCCGGGCTTATTCAGACAACTGATGGATACGCCTAACCAAGCGCTTAACCAGTCACTGCAACCGTTAATGAACTGGCTCTTCTGCGAACCAAATCCAATTGCTATCAATTCGGCTTTGATTATGACAGGCGCGGTCAAACCGGTATTTAGGTTGCCTTATGTACCACTGTCGCAAGCACAGCAAAAAGAGGGGATTGAACTCCTTTCTCAGTTAAAAGAAAGTGACTTTGTCGGCTCGACAGCAAAATTAATTGACGAAACCTTGCTTAAGTTTTGTTAAAAGTCGGTTTGTCATTTATAATCTGCGACCGTTTTTGACTCGGTCGTAGGTTATTATGGCAACGTTTTCTTCATTTAGTTTCGCACAGCCTCTTTTAGATGCGCTGCAAGACATCAATTTTCATACATTAACGCCAATTCAACAGGCGGCTATCCCAGCTGTCCGTCAAGGTAGTGATGTGCTCGCAACAGCGCAAACTGGAACTGGGAAAACCGCAGCTTTTGCCTTGCCTATCATCCAAAAATTGCTTGAGGCTGAAGCACAGTCGACGCCAAGAGCGTTGATTTTAGCGCCAACGCGTGAGCTTGCCGAGCAAATCGCCAACAACTGTGCGACATTTACAAAGTACACAGACTTAAAAGTGCAGGCACTATTTGGCGGGGTTAACGCCAATGGCCAAGCTGAGCGCTTAAAGCAGGGCGTGGATATTTTAGTAGCGACCCCTGGGCGCTTGTTAGATCATATCCGCTTAGGTAATGTCACGTTAAGTAACGTTAAACATTTAGTCTTAGATGAAGCCGACCGCATGTTAGACATGGGCTTTATCACCGACATGCAAAAAATCATTGAGCTGGTGGATAAACAAAAGCAGCTATTGTTGTTTTCTGCAACTTTCCCGTCGGCAATGAAACAGTTCGCGAAACAAGTCTTGGATCACCCTAAATTAATCCAAGCGACGCCTGAAAATAGTACGGCCGACACGGTTCGCCACGTTGTTTATCCAGTTAAAGAAGAACGTAAGCGCGAGTTACTATCAGAGCTTATCGGGACCAAAAATTGGCAACAAGTGCTGGTGTTCGTCAATATGAAAGAAACCGCAGACAAGCTAGTTGAAGAGCTAAAGCTGGATGGCATAGATGCAAATGTATGTCATGGCGATAAAACTCAAGGCGCTCGTCGTCGCGCTTTAAGAGAGTTCACCGAAGGCAAAGTACGCGTGATGGTTGCAACCGAAGTCGCAGCCCGCGGATTGGATATCGTTGGTCTGCCACGTGTGGTTAACTACGATGTGCCTTATCTTGCCGAAGATTATGTTCACCGCATCGGAAGAACTGGTCGTGCTGGTCAGTTTGGTTATGCGATCACCTTTGTAAGCCGTGAAGAAGAATCTGATCTTATTCATATTGAGCAGTTAATCGAGCAGCAAATTTCACGCTATTATCTGCCAGGCTACGAAGTGGCAAACCGTGAAAGACTGGTTGAAACAATCCAGAAGAAACCAGCGCATCAACGTCGTAAGGCGCGGGTGAATAAGCCTTCGAATCAAGCCAGTGCAGAAGCAAGATTAAAAAACCGCTCTCGTATTGCAAATGTACGTAAGCAGCAAAAGAAGAAGTAAGATTGTTTTTTTGCTTTATTTACAACGCCAGCTAGCACGCTGGCGTTGTTGTTTTTAGCCAATGTGGCGTACAATAGCGAAAAATAATTATAAAAATACGGCTTGTGCTTCAGTCATTTCACATTGTTCCAGTTAATGGAATTCAACTCGTCTCTGTTGGGGCTTATCTCCTCGCAATATTAATTTTTGCCAATCAACCACGCGCACGAATGCTCGTCATTTATTTGTTATTTCAATGTGTGCTGATGGCAACCAACTTCGCTGAAGAAACGTTAGGGGTTAGAAGTTATTTACTTATCACGCCTGTATTTACCCTAGCTACTGGGCCTTTAGTCTATTTTCTGTTTAAAAATTTACTGCACGCCAATCAACATAAGCAAGAGCGAAGGTTAGTCCATTTCTTACCTGTTTTGCTGGCGCTTCCATTTACTGAATACACCCCGCTTGTGATTGCGTTTGGTACAGTTAGTCAGTTGATTTATTTTGCTTTTACGGTACAACTTGTTGGTAGTTACCAGCGAGCATCCGCGGAGATCAGAGCGGACGTCAGTACGCGCGATTTACAATGGATCAGAACAACGGTTGTCTTGTTTATGATCTTTGCTCTGGTGGATTTGGTCAGGCTTAATATGCAAACATACAACGGTATCAGCACTAAAGCACTCTGGTATTTTATTGACTTAGTGTGGTTACTTGCAATTAATCTTTACCTAGTTGTCAAAGTACACAATCAACCACACCTCGAAGATTCGATAACGCAAGCTCAAGAAGTAACGCTCAATAAGGCGAATAAACAGTTAGAGGATCCAACCGAGATATTCAATGCAATTCATAACACGATTATGCAGCACTATTTATATCGCCAGCCACGATTGACTATTCACGATGTTGCTGAGGTAGTTGGACTTGGGGTAAAGGATATCTCTTGGGCCATCAATACTTGTGGTGGTTACAACTTTAATGAGTATATCAATAGCCTGCGGGTCGATGAGGTAAAACAGCAACTGCAGTGCGAAAAGCAAATAACGCCCAACTTGTTAGCGCTAGCAATGAATGCTGGGTTTAACTCAAAATCCTCGTTTAACAGTGTTTTTAAAAGGCAAACGGGTTACACTCCGAGTCAATTTTCAAAATTAATATAAGTATATTAAACAATTGCTTAGCCTTTTTTTGAGTGTTTGTTAAGAGTTGTAGAAGTACAAAATCCTGATATTGCACGCCATATTAAGTCGTTATAGGTAATCTTGGGTTAAATCGATAACAAGGATAAAGATGATGTATTCAAGTTTTCTCACTCATGTGGCCACTTGCCTGGCTTTTAGTAGTTTGTTTATCGCGCAGCCTGCAAAGGCTGAACCTATTCGGGCGCTGACATCAACGAGCGAACAAGCGCATGTTGCTCAGCAACTAAATGTTCAATCCCCAGTGGATTATCTAAATACACGGATAAATGCACTAGCGTTGGTACGCAGCAAAAATTGGCAACAGGCGTTACCACAACTACAAAAGCTCACTAGGTCGTATCAAGATGACGGAGACACTTGGTATCTATTGGGATTAACGCAAATACAATTAGCGCAATATGAGCAAGCTATCATTGCGCTGAAAAAGGCGTTGTCACTGGGCGTAAACCTAACCAATGTACCTACTGGTTCACGCCCCTCAAATGACATTATGATAAAGATTGCAGGCGCGTATGCCGCGCTAAGTAAAGTGGATGAAGCTAATGAGTGGCTGAGTAAGTCTTTGTCAGCGCGGTATGACGAACGCAGTAGCTTAGCAAATAAAAGTGTTTTCGACCCCATCAAAGGTAACCAGCAATTTCAGCACCTTACAGGTAATTATAAAGACACTTCGCTCACCCGAGAGCAACAGTGGAATGCGGATTTAGATTTCTTACTCTCAGAAATTAAGCGATTGCATGTTAACGAACAGGCAAGTAACAACCCGGATTTAATTACATTGGCAAATAATTTGCGCTCAGATATACCCAAGTTAACTGATCAGCAAATTGTCTTCGGTATGATGCAAATGATAGGCAGGCTTGGTAACGGGCATAACTTTATCGTACCGACCTTCGGAGAAAAAGGGAATTTCACTCGTTTGCCAGTGCAGTTTTATGCCTTTATCGATGGCCTTTACATTGTTGATGCTGAAGCTGAGTTTAGTGATTTAATCGGCCATAAAGTCACAGCCTTTGGACAAACACCAACCGCAGAAGCAATGGCGAAAGTTGCCGAAATTAATCCACGAGATAATGAAATGCAGCAGCTTTGGCTTGCGCCTTATTACCTCGCCATGCCCGAAGTACTCGCAGGACTAGAGTTAAGCGATGCGTCAAATGAGGCGTCTATCACGGTAGAAAATGCACAGAATATGCAAAAGACCATTCGCCTTAGAGGTCGAACATTTGAATTTCGCGGCTTTCCGACTTTGCCAGAAAATCATCAAAAAAGCCCACAATATCTGCAAAACGTCACTAAACCTTATTGGTACGAAGTGGATAAGAGCAATGGGATTTTGTACGTACAGTTTAATGCCGTTGCACAGATGAAAACGCAGTCGCTAGCGCAATTTAGTGCGGAGTTGATAGAGAAAATAAAACACGCTGAAGTAAGCCACTTGGTGCTGGATTTACGACACAATAGTGGTGGCAATGGCTCCATCTTACCACCATTACTAAAGGCACTTATTTATTTTGAAGCGGCAAAGCCAGCAGGCAAGTTATTTGTAGTGATGGGACGTAATACCTTTTCAGCAGCGCAAAACCTCTTAACCAATATCGATAGTTTTACCAATGCAATCTTGGTTGGAGAACCAAGTGGCTCTCGGCCAAATCATATTGGTGAAGCTGGAAGGTTCCGTTTACCGTTCAGTGGGGTGTTTGGGCTCGTTTCGTCGCAGTTTCATCAAACTTCTCGCGCAGAAGACCACCGTATTTGGATTGCACCACATATGCCGGTATTGCCAGACTCTACGAGCTACTTCAATGGTGTAGATCCCGCCATGAAAGCCATTTATAGTGTATTGGATAAAAACGTCGATGGTTTGAGTAAGTAACCAACCATTGCGTTAGTTGAGCGCTTTTTTAGGTCAAACCATAAAAGGAAGTGGCATAAATGATAATTCCGGCAGCGTTATTGTTGCCGGTGTTTTTTGAGTGGGTTGTTTTCTTTGTGATTGCCGCTTTGCTGTATTTCTCCGTTTAAGTGCATGCGCAGACTATCTCAAACGTAAGCCTGCAAAAAGAGGGACGAGGGGTGCTATCAATTCCTGAACCGTTATGCTAGCTTTGTTAGTGAAATCAAATAAATGGAATAATAATAATGAAAATAGGTAACGCAGTTCGGTGCTTGTTTGCTGTGATTTTTGCGGCTTTCTTTTCGGGAGCAGCGATGGCCGAGTCCGAAGAAAAGACAAAGCAAGGATATGAGCAACAAACAAAAACCTTGATGTCAAAAGTGCTTGATGAAAAGAGAACTTTTACAATTCAACTACCCAAAAGCTATCACACCAACCCCAATAAAGAATACCCTGTGATTTATCGCCTTGATGGTAAAGGCAACCTTCCGTTGATGACCGCAGTACTTGAGCGTTTGCACGGAGCAAACGTTTCTGCGGCACCTGAAGTTATTATTGTTGCAATCGAAAATACAGACAGGTTAAGAGATCTCTATCCAACTAAGAATAAAGAGCCTGCAGGACCTATGGATATTGGTGGAGGAGCACCCAAGTTTTTAGAGTTTATCGAGACTGAGCTTATTCCTTATGTGAACCAGACCTATCGCACTCATGATTTTAAAGTTATTGCAGGTGCATCTGCAGCGGGTACTTTTGCGCTTTATGCTTTGCAGGCAAAGCCTGAGCTATTTCAAGCACATATAGCTTATAGTCCAGCGGTATGGTGGAACTTTGGCGCGACAGCAAAGAGTACTAAAGCGTTTATTTCCAAAACGAAGCAGTTAGATAACTTTCTATATATCACAATTGGTGAGGAAGGCGGCGTGATGCGCGAAAGGTACGACGATATGGCGCGCTTTTTAGCAGAGAATCAACCACAAGATTTGCGCTTTTTCAGTGAGGCCTACGACAATGTTCCTCATGGACTTGTGTCTGCAGCTGGTATGTTTAGCGCGTATCAAAAGCTGTTTTTGCCAACCCAAATGCCTGCGCGTGCGTATACTGGTGAATTAAGCTCTATTACTAAGTATTATCAACAACTATCCGCTCAATATGGCGAGGTTTTTGAGCCTCAGGAAGCCGTGATCAGAGAACTTGGCTATTACCACGTAAGCGTGGGTAACGTAAAAGAAGCAATTAAGTTGTTTAAGTTTGGCGTTTCACGCTATCCAAATAATGCAGATGCCTACAACGGCTTAGCATATGGCTATGAAACCGACAAACAATACCAAGCATCTTTAGAGCAAGTAAACAAAGCGCTGGCATTGTCATCGAAGGGTGATGGTGGCTACGATGTCTTTGTTGCTCGCAAAGAGCGGTTAACTAAACTACTTGGTGAGTGACAATCAAAATGCGTAAATAGACCACTTAGGTAGTCGATGTGGTCTATTTGTTGGGTATTTATTACCACTTAAAAATAGTGGCGAATGCGCTTTATTTTTCCGCCGCTAAACTCAAACAGTGTCATAAGCTTTTGCTTATTTTCTTTTTCATCCGTGTTGCCTTGCTGATCAACGCAAGGATGCAAATACTCAACGGTCACCGCATTAAGGCCTTCAATGATGTTTGTGACTTCGATATCGCATTTTCCGTATTGGCCTAGATAGCTGAGTAAGCCTTTCTTATACTCTTCTTTTGATAATACGGCATTAAAGCGAGGGTGCTCGAATGAGGCGTCTGGCGTTAAAAGCGTAAGTAGGTGGGTAACATCAGACTCTTTTGAATATTGGTGTTCAACGGCTTTTTGCGCCTCGAAGTAAGCATTAACCTTGTAGCTCAGTGCTTCTGCGGAGCAAAGACTTGAAACCAGCGTGAGTGGCAGCAGTGCATATCGAACTTTCATTATGATTTTCCTTAAATTATTTACTCTGTATTGAATGCAACGTTTCGACCGGGAAATGCACGTGTTGTCGCATAGTGCTTCTGTTGTTAGTGAAGGGAATGAGATAAAAAGAGCAATGAGTGTGGTTTTCTTAATGAAAATATCCCTTTTTATTATTAATTGCACCAGGTTTGCACTCGGTTGTAATTTATATAATCACAAAGATTGTAAGCTCAGCAGGCGCGAAGAGACCAACTTTGCATTTCTGTCACTCGACTAATACAGCGAGCGAATGCAAATGCCAGTTGCTCTCCTTGGTAAATTTGCTCAATCGGCGCATCTGCCAAAAAGACAACCTGTACTTTGGCTTCGTAACATTCATCGATAAGTGCAATCAGGCGTCTGGCTTCATCATCACCAATTCTAGCTTGTGTTGTATCACTTGGGCGGATATAGCCTTCCTCAGTTCCTTGCGCTACATCTTTGTTTTCAGGAGTAACACCAAGTAGCGGTAACTCAGAGATAAAAATACAGCTAAATTGCTGTGCAAGTTCGATATAGTCATTGGTAGCGCGAGGGCTTGAACAGATCTCCATAAAATCAAAACACGCGATGCTTTCATTTGCGCCAAGCACGTTAATTAGACGATGATTAATCTCCAGGACGCCCGGTTTGAATATGCCACCGGCATTAATAAAGGCGTCCCCAAACGCTTGTTTATCACTGACGAAGTAGTGGTTTGCCTTTGTGCCTTTGCTAAATCGGTGATCTATCTCACCACATACTGATATCACATCGCAGTGACTTATAAGCAGTGCTATCGTCGGCTCAAAGCGGTCTCGGTGTAATCCATCTTTATATAACTCGGTTGGGTGACAATTAGAGGTTGCAACTAAGGTCACGCCAGCTTCAAAAAGGGCTTCAAACAATCTCGCCATGATGATGGCATCGCCGATATCGGTGACAAAAAATTCATCAAAGCACAATAACGAAGTGTGCTCTGCCCAATTTTTGGCGATCCGCTTTAAAGGGTCTTTCACGCCTTGTATTTGATTGAGTTCTTTATGCACCTGCTGCATAAAGTGATGAAAGTGAAGGCGGGTTTTATCTGTGACGTTAGTGAATTCATAAAACCAATCCATCAGCATTGTCTTGCCACGCCCGACAGGGCCATAAAAATAGATGCCTTTAGTCGAATGACCACTAGCGAGTGAATGAGAAAGGGTATCTAACGCTGAAATTGCAGATTGCTGCGCTGCATCAGGAGTAAGATTTCCACATTCAATTTGTGCTTGGTAATGGCTAGAGATTGACATAGACACTGCAAATAGGAATAGTTAATCCGAATAATATCATAAAGCTAGAACTCATGGATGCACTAA
Encoded proteins:
- a CDS encoding nuclear transport factor 2 family protein gives rise to the protein MKVRYALLPLTLVSSLCSAEALSYKVNAYFEAQKAVEHQYSKESDVTHLLTLLTPDASFEHPRFNAVLSKEEYKKGLLSYLGQYGKCDIEVTNIIEGLNAVTVEYLHPCVDQQGNTDEKENKQKLMTLFEFSGGKIKRIRHYF
- the zapE gene encoding cell division protein ZapE produces the protein MSISSHYQAQIECGNLTPDAAQQSAISALDTLSHSLASGHSTKGIYFYGPVGRGKTMLMDWFYEFTNVTDKTRLHFHHFMQQVHKELNQIQGVKDPLKRIAKNWAEHTSLLCFDEFFVTDIGDAIIMARLFEALFEAGVTLVATSNCHPTELYKDGLHRDRFEPTIALLISHCDVISVCGEIDHRFSKGTKANHYFVSDKQAFGDAFINAGGIFKPGVLEINHRLINVLGANESIACFDFMEICSSPRATNDYIELAQQFSCIFISELPLLGVTPENKDVAQGTEEGYIRPSDTTQARIGDDEARRLIALIDECYEAKVQVVFLADAPIEQIYQGEQLAFAFARCISRVTEMQSWSLRAC